From the genome of Halobacteriovoraceae bacterium:
CTGAACGGCCCTTTCATGATGATCTGGATGGTGATGAGTAATAAATATAAAATTCAGTTTAAAATCATGGAGTCTTTTTTTTAGTTTAAGATATTCAAATTCATCTCTCGGAGATGGATCTACTACAAAATAACCATTTTTTTCCGTACCTAAAACAAAACAATTCGTAATCTCGGCCGGTGGAAGAGTATTGCTAAATGGTAATATCTGAAATAACCCGTTTAAAGGGCCTACGATTGGCGTTTTATCCTCTGGGGAGCTTAAAGAAAGGTCCAAGCAGTAATCAATTGCTTGATGACTTCCCATTGCCTTTAGTATTTTCTGTGTAGGTGGTACCATTAAACGTTCACAGTTCTCCCACTGTTTCATTGCAAGAATTGGATTAATCCACTGGGCTTGTACGATTTCATGAGGAGAAAATTTAAAGTCAACCTTCTCTTTAAGTTCAATTAAAAAATAACTTATATGCATACGTTTTGGAATAAATTGCGGAGAATAAGTCGTTGCGATTTTTTTTATACTAAGTATATTTTGAGAATGAGTGAGGTCATATAAAACTTCCTCTTTAACTTCTCTCACTAAACAATTTAAAAGCTCGATTTGATCTTCAATGTATGGGAATAAAGGATTAATTGATTCTTTGAAATCTTCTTTTTCAACTTTCCCTCCCACAAACGCTGAATATCCTGGAAAGTCTCTAAGGTTTTCTTGTCTTTTAATAAGATAGACTTCTTCTTTATGACGAAAGACTATTGAAACGGCCTGAATCATTTTTAGCAACCTTTTAGGAAGTTCATTTATTTTTTATGAATTCTCATTAATAATTAATTTTCCATTTGTGCTACGTTTTACAATGTACACTTTCATTCTTGCTTCTGCTCTCTTTCTAATTTCACATTTTCCATCTGTCAAACATTGAAAATTTAGGCCTCCAGGCCAGGGTGAAAAATAAATTTTTAAATATGTTTCGAGTTTAATTTCGTTGATCATTACTGATTCTAATTCAACTAAATCATTTATAAATTTTATATAATCTTCCAATTTTGAATTTAAATAAAAATATTTCAATTCATTCGTTTTCAATTTCGCAATCAGTACACCATTTTTATGAAAATTCTCTTTAAAAAATATCTGATAGATTTGAATATCACCAAAGATCGATTTTCTTGGTGCAATATGAATTTGATTTTTATTAATCTTAAGATCATGAACAATCTTATCTATTATACTCGGTTCATTCCCAAGAAGTTTAAAACTCAAAATAAATATAAGTACATATTTTTGTTTTAACCACATTTCAAACTCACATCTTTTAACTCTGGATCTTTTTTAACCTTCTTAGAAAATTCATCTGTAAAAATTGCACATCCATTTGAGTCCATTATAATGTTTCCAAATTCATCAAGTTTAAAAATGTTTTGAGAATCATAAAGTCCAATGCTAACATACCTCAAGAGCATTTCTTGGGCGAAAAATCCACTCCTAAGCATTTTTGACATGTAAATATTAAAACCTCCATAATTCAAAAGTTGTCCCCCCATAGCACTTGGGCTGAAAAGACTGGCCTTACAAAAAAATTCTGGCATTAACTGAGCTAAAGTTGAAAAGTAATGCACTCCATATCTATATGCCTTCAGCTCATCTATTGCCCTAAGTTGATCATAATTTAATTTATCTGCATTTTTAGCTTTAGATATTTTTTTTCTTTGCTTATAGGTATCAATTATGGATTTATCTTTTTCAGATAAAATTCTGATTCTATCCTCAATGTCTGCTTTGATTTTTATCATTTTCTCTAATTGAACTTTTTTTGCTTTCTGATCTATAAGAATAGAAACTTTTGTTTTATTTTCTTCTAACATAATAAATTGGTTAACAGTATTCTTAAAATGTTCATCAGACTTATACTTATTTTGATATACTTCATCAATTTTTTCATATTCTTCGATTAGTTGCACACTTTCTCTTTGTTCATGAATGGCACAACTATGCTTTAATTCATGCACTAGCGCAATTAAAGCATATATTGGATCAATCACTAGTGAAAAATAGATTTTTTTATAAACTTTCCCATTATTGTATTCTTCAACTAATCCCATAGATTTATTATTGTCTTTCTTGGGATCAAGAATTTTTATCTCTCTTTGACTCTCAGGAGTGTCTTTATAAAAACACTCTAAAACCTCTTTGCCGATCTTACTCATCGAAATTATCTTTTCTAACTCTTTTACATATCCATTGGCCATTTGGAGATTATCCAACAGTCCTATTCTTTTATTATAATCATTATATTTACTAAAAAAATCAAATATCACCTTTTTCTGAGGAAATTCATTATAATCTACAGAGGAATTAAGTTGCTTTAAATCAACATCATTAATCAAACTCGTAAGTTGAGTAAGATCAGTAAAAAGAGTATTTAATTCTTTAAGATTATTTACCTTTTCAGAGGGAGAATATTTGATTAAGATTTGGCTAATCTCTTGTGCCTTTGTGACAATGTCCTGGTTCTGAGAATATTGGAATTGAATATTACATAATTTATTAGTAAGAATTTCAACAGTGTTATCATTTCTTTGTGGAACATTTGTGACTTGAGTACATATATTATTCAAATCAAAATAATCCTGAGTATTAGCGTCCATTGCTAAAAATTGGATCAAGAAAATAAGATACAAACTCTTCATACAGAGTAGAATAACCTAAGTTTAAATATTTCTATAGAGAAATGTATTTTTAAAAAAAAGATCAGATTAATCTTTATAAAGGTATTAATCGAAAAGAAACAATTTATTTTTCATATTTTCGAAAATATTATTTTCAACATTTTCATTTAGACGTATTTCGAAGAGAATGTCTGAAGTTAGTAGATATCGGGTCCTTTTAGTCACTTCATCAGCGAGTATTGAACTAAATTTCCCTCTCTTACTGAGCTGAAATATTGAATTCAATAAATCCTGGCCATTTGTGGTTAATGTTGTTGGATTTTGAACATAACTTGGTTTAAAATGAAGTGATTTATGAAATTCTTCTTTTAGAGCTTTAATCAATAACACTTGAGATTTATAGTTATAAGTAAATGGTCTGAGAGGATAAAAGGTATAGGTATCAACTTTTGAAGATAATTCATCTTCCCATTTTAATAAAATTTGTTCTAATGTTGGCCCTCCTAAACTCTTCCATTTTTTTGGAGCATATTCTTTTTTAAGATTTATCGTCGTTTCCCTAAGAGAAAGAAAAGTACTGACTATACTCTTTATCGGTATGAAAAATCGACCTTCGAACAGTTGATTATTAAAGCTATGAAGAACATAATCGTGAGCAAACCATTTAGAATCATCACCGATAGGCAGTTCATTTTTAAGAAATCTTTCGAGATAGACAATATTATTTACGACAGCAGTAACTGGATAAAAATCAAATAAACAAGGTACACCATCTTTTCCAGTCGTTTGTTGATATATTTTTCTTTGCTCCATCATTATATCAATAAAGTGCTCAAAGTTGGGGAGCTTATAAGTGAAATCAACATACTCACCATCTTTATTTGTTTTAACTATTTCTTTTTCTATACCTTTAACTTGATATAAATCAGCTATTTTCTTTAATGCAGGATGAAATCCCAAAACATCTAAAAAAATAGTATCTATCACTCCAATCCCAATATTCTGATATGCTCTGCGGGTGACAGTATAATGTTCATCTTCTTTGTTTAAGTCGACCTTAATATAATTTTCAAACTTTGGTTGTAAGACAGGTGCTTTTGCAAATATTTTCTTGCAAATACGCAGGAATTTATCACTTTTAAGAGCAGCATAAGAATTCGATAAAATTGATGAATAGATGATTAATATCATTAAGTTACGCATACTCTTTTATACCTCTTTATTTAGATCTCACGCTCCTGTTTTGAAATCATTATATATACAGTTAAGTTTTTTGACATTTTGCATCTTTGCGAGAACAAAAAAATAAACCAATATACTTAGATAAAAAATCTAAGGACGGCAATATGAATTCTAAAATTACTGTAAATAATCCACTAGGCATTCTTGCAATTGATCACCTAGAGTTTACTTGTGATGATTTAGGCAGCAAAACACGTGAACTTTTTTACACTTTTGGTTTTGAGAAGACATACGAACACAAACCAACCAATAGTGAATTATTTACACAGGGACAAGTTCGTTTTCTATTAACTGCCAATACTGATCCAAATTCTCACGCACGTAAGTATTTTCAAAGACATGGTGAGGGAGTATCTAAAATGTCGTTTCTTGTTGAAAATGCGGAATATGCCTTTACAGAAGCAATTAAAAGAGGCGCAAAGCAAGTTGAAGAACTAAAAATCATTGAAAGTGAGCATGGAACTTTCAAAAGAGCAGTTATACAAGGCTTTGGTGATGTAACCAATGAATTTATTGAAAGACCGGCCTCTTATTTTAGGCCGTGCTTTACAAAACTTGCTTCAGATTCTAATGCCAGACCTTTAAGCACTAGAGTGGCCAGAATTGACCACCTCACCAATAATGTTCCAAAGGGAGAGATGAAGAAATGGGTTGAATTTTATGAACGAGTATATGGCTTTAAGGTGACAAAATATTTTGATATAAAAGGGATCAAAACAGGTCTTCAATCTGAAGTTGTTCAGTTGGGGGATGGAACTGTCATCATACCAATTAATGAACCAGATGCAGAACAATCTAAGTCTCAAATCCAAGAATTTTTAGATCTTCATAAAGGCCCTGGGGTTCAGCATGTTGCCCTGACTACTTCAAACATCATTAATACTATTGGTGATTTACAAGATAGAGATATTCAATTTTTAGACATACCCCACACTTATTATGAAGACATATCTAAAAGAGGTATACATATTACAGAAGATGTAAATGTCTTGGAAGAAAGAAAGTTGCTTGTTGATGGTGATAAAGAAGGATATTTACTCCAAATATTTACGGAAACTTATATCGGTCCTCTCTTTTTCGAATTTATTCAAAGAAAGAATAATGATGGTTTTGGAGAGGGAAACTTTCAGGCATTATTTGATGCGATTGAAAGAGATCAATTGAAAAGAGGATATCTATAATTAAATAAATATTTCCAACAAGTTAGATATTTTATTCGTGTTGATCTTGAACTTCACTGATTTCAGCATATACTCCTTTAGCAAATTTTAATAGTCAGAAAAATCAAGTAATTAGAGGCTTTAGAATTTAATGTTATCTTCCGAGAAGTCTACTAATGATCTTTCCTAGGAGAAGTTATGCAAGAATCCATTGTTATTTTGGCCGACACAGTAGAAGCAAAAGAATATATTCGCTTTTTTGCCGAACATGGAATTATTGTTGAAGTTGGATCTTCAAAAGCAGAAATCGCTGCAGAAATGATTGAAGACCTTTTTGTTGAATGGGATATGGCCAGTAAGAACAATGTCATTGAATATAAGACTGTGCTATTTTACAAAGATCACGCTATTCCTAGACATATGTCACGTGTATCTAAAAATCCAATTGTAGTTTTAGATTTCATAATGAATAATGAAATCCCCCACTATTTTGATAAGGATTCTCTAATCTTTTTAAAAAAACATTTCACATTGGATATAAACAAAAAAATTCTAAGCATAGAAAAAATTGAAAAATCTCAGTTTCAAATTTTAAGAAATTGGTTTAAAACATACAATATATTTATTGATGAATCTCTAGTTATTAAGGACGCTGCTTGAGTCGAGTTTACATCACCTATGCCAAAAGAACTCCGATAGGAAAATACGGAGGACTTCTTTCAAACGTTAGACCTGATGATCTTCTTACATATTTAATCCAAGACTTTAAAAACCTGGCCACATTTGATTTAAAACTTATTGGTGATGTAATTGTCGGTTGTGCGAATCAGGCCGGAGAAGATAACAGAAATATAGCTAGAATGAGTAGTATCCTAGCAGGCCTTCCTTTTGAAATACCTGGAACAACAATTAATCGACTCTGTGGATCTTCTTTAGATGCCGTAATGGATTCCTATGCAAGAATTAAAAGTGGTCTCATAGACTGTGCAATTGTTGGTGGAGTTGAAAGTATGTCTCGGGCACCCCTTGTTTTGAGCAAATCAGAGCATGGCTTTAGTCGAAATCAGAAAATTTACGATACAACGATAGGTTGGAGATTTCCGAACAAATCTATGGAAAAAATTTTTCCACTCTTAGGCATGGGTGAAACTGCTGAGGAAGTGGCCAGACAGTTTAAAATTTCAAGAGAAGATCAGGACCAATTCGCTCTCCAGTCTCACCAAAAGGCCTTAAAAGCTCAAAGTTGTGGACTTTTTAAAAATGAAATTTTACCCATTAATATCGCTGAAAAAAATTCAAACACCATTATAGAAAACGATGAAGGACCTAGGACCGACACTTCACTTGAGAAACTTCAAAAACTCAGTCCAGTATTTAAAAATGATGGAAGTGTCACTGCTGGAAATTCCTCTAGTATCAATGATGGAGCAGCACTTTTATTTGTTGCAAGTGAAGATTTTGTTACTAAATACAACCTTACTCCCCTTTGTGAGATTACTGGAGCAGCAGTGGCCGGCGTTCATCCAAATATCATGGGAATTGGGCCTGTAGAAGCTGTAGAGAAATTAAAAAATAAGTTTTTTACCAGTACTTTTAAATTTGACCTCATAGAACTCAACGAGGCCTTTGCCTCTCAAAGTTTAGCATGTATTAGAGAGTTAGATTTAGACCCTACGACTGTTAATATTAATGGTGGGGCCATAGCCCTCGGACACCCACTTGGGGCGAGTGGTTCTAGAATTCTCACAACACTCATTCATAATCTTCTTAGAGATTCTTCTCAAAAAACTGGATTGGCCAGTATGTGCATTGGAGTTGGCCAGGGTATTGCACTTAGTATTCAAAAAATGTAAAAAAGACTTATGAAAAAATACAAATACATAGTTTCATCGTGTCTGTGTGGAATCAATTGTCGTTATGATGGTCAAAATAAATTGTCAGGAAAAGTGAAAAAACTAGTTGATGATGGACTGGCAATTGCTGTTTGTCCTGAAGAGTTAGGCGGACTTCAGACTCCCAGACCCCCTTCAGAGAATAGGCAGGGGAGATATTTCACAATTGATGGTGAAGATGTGACTGAACAATTTCAAAAAGGTGCTCAATTAGCAGCTCTTATAGCAAAAGAAAATATTTGTGATACGGCCATTCTCAAGAGTAAATCACCAATGTGTGGGATGGATAAAGTTTATGATGGAAACTTTTCTGGATCTTTAGTAGATGGTGATGGAGAATTTGTAAAAGAACTAAAGAAGCTTGGAATTACAATTGTGACAGAAGAAGACATCAAGTAAAATATATTGACTTGTGTGAGTAAAAAAAGGGCCCACATTCGTGGGTCCCTTCTTCATAACAATTAACAAAATTACTATAGAGATTAACCAATTAGCTTAAGAGCTGTTTGGCCAGTTACGTTTGCTTGTCCTAATACAGCTGAACCAGCTTCTTTCAAGATATTAAACTTCACGTTATCTGCAGTTGATGAAGCGTAGTCAGTGTCTCGAATTCTTGAATTTGCCTCAGAGAGGTTCTCACTTGTTACTTGCAGGTTATTGATTGTTGAAGTGAGTCTGTTTTGGATTGCTCCCAAAGTTGCTCTTTGTCCAGAGATACTTTGAATAGCACCATCTAAGCGCGCCAGACCGAACTGAGCATCTTCTTTTGTTCCAACAGAAACATCCCCTATTCCCATGTACTCAAGACCGGAATTAGTCAATTGAGCGTCATACTGTATTCGATCTTGAAAATCATCATTGTTGATTCCGATTTGAAAATCGTATTTATCTCCAGTACCATTGAGAAGTTTTCTACCATTGAATTCAGTTACCTGTGTAATTCTTTCAATTTCTTGTTTTAAATTCTGATACTCAAGATTTGTGAATTTTCTCTCTGTATCACCGAGTGTGTCTGAAGCTGCTTGAACAGAAAGTTCTCTAAGTCTTGTAAGAATAGAAGAAATTTCACCCAATCCACCTTCAGCAGTTTGGATAAGAGAAATACCATCAGAAGCGTTTCTCTCAGCTTGTTTTGTGCCTCTGATTTGTGCTTTCAATTTTTCAGAAATTGCCAAACCAGCAGCATCATCAGCAGCTCTTACGATTCTTGTACCAGACGATAACTTACCCAGCGTACTTTGCTGCTCAGTAGAAGTCTTTCCAAGAGATCGTTGGGCGGCCAATGAAGTTACATTGGTGTTGATTCGTAAACCCATCGAATCCTCCTTGGTTAATCTGCCTCTTTCTGAGACTCAACCCTCCATAAGGATGATAAGCTTACTGCTAGTTCGGTTAATATTGACCCACGCAGACTTTGACATCTGCTAGCAATATATCGACTAGTTTTTTAAGTAACTTATCCACAATTAACTGAGTGGAATATTTTGCCTCTTGCAATTATTCCGACAACATTAGTCTGATTTGTTTTTCTCAGATTATATAGTGAAAATCCGAAGAATATTACGATGAAAAGACCAGTTGTAATCGTACATCCACTTACTGACACACTCAGTAACCTTTTAGAAGCAACACGAGCAATTGCTGAAGAGGAGAACTATGAAATTTTTGAGGTTGAAGATTTAGTAGAGATCAATCAGCTTCTTCCTACATTGGGGCCTTCACTTACATTCATGGCCACTCCAAAAAAATGTGCTCAGACCTTACTTGCAAATACAAAATTTTTGAAAAAATCGTCATCAAAAATAATATTGATTTCAAATAAAAAATTACCACCAAAAACATTAGAAAAACTAACAAAATTAGGTCTTACGGAGTTTATTCAAGAACCGGTTGCGCCAAAAACATTGTTGTACAAGTTAAAACTTCAAATTAGATCTCTTCCTTTTGGTGAAAATAATGATGATGAAGAGGAAGAAGTTAGATCATTTAAAGCAGAAAAAAATCAAAATACAATTTCAAACGATGAAGCTCAAAGAGTTGAAAAAGGCATTTTAACAGGTAGTGAAGACGAAGGTATACACGACAAGACAAAGGATAAAAAAACTCAACTTGTTTTTGATAAAAGTGAAACTGAAGAAGAAGAAAAAGAAAAAAGTAATTTAAATAAAATTGATAACTTTTATAGAAACAAAGATAAAAAAGATACCAAACTTGAATTTGGAGAAGAAAATACCAACAATACAAAAGAACGTTTTGATGACTCCCATTTAGAAGCTTACTACAAGACTCAAAGAGATACTGGTGGCATTACCCTAGAATTCGAAAAAGAAAAAAAGAAAAATAGCAATCAAGGACCTGTTGATTATTCAAAAGATGATATGATGGCCAAGGCCATTGAAGAAATCAAATTACAAATGCAAAATGAAGGAAAACTTTCAAATTCCGGTGATAATTTAGATGACCATAAGGATAATGAATTGCGATCAAAAAAAGATTCGCAAGAACTTATTTTGGAAAATGAAAAAAATAATAAAAAAGAAATAAATGCTCAAGAATTTGACCTATTTGATGAAGATAAAAAAGATCTTAGTTCCAAATTAGCTTTAGAAGAAGGGAAAAATAAATCGAAAAACAAAGATAAAGCAGAAGAATTAGAATTAACTGACGAGGAAAAAAGTTTAACAAAATTGGAATTAGAAAATGCTAGATTAAAAGAGAAAAAAGAAGCTAGTGATAAGCTTGAACTTACTAATGATCTAGAAAAAAATAAAGATAAGAAAAATTTAGACAATCTTGAATTATCAGATGAAAAAAAGAAAAATAAATCAGACTTAGAAAAGCTCCAGTTAGATGATGAAAAAAGACGAAAAGAAAAAGAAACTCATGAATTAGATTTGATAAATGATATTGAAAAGGACTTAGAAAAAGCACAAGCTCAGTTGAATTTTGAAGATGAAAAAGGTCAAAAAGATGTAGATGCGTTAGAAATTGAAGATGCAAGCAAAAAAAATAAAAAAGACAAAACAGCTGAATTAATATTGCAAGACGAGCATGCCAAAAAAAGAAATGACAAAAATGAATTAGATTTAACCGATGAAAATTCTTCTAAAAATAAGCATGAGTCCCACTTAAAACTAGATGATGGTGAAAATAAGAAAAAAAATGATCTTGAGAATAAGTTAAAGTTAGAAGAAAGTGAGAAAAAAAAGTCAGAAAAGGATAAAGATAAAGACAAAGGAAAACTAAATCAAAGAGAAGTACAAAATACCCAGATAAAACTTTCAGAAGACAAAAAAGAAAACAAGAAGAATGATATTAAAAACGATAAACTTGAAAATCGTATGGTTGGAAAAACACAAAAAGGTCTTGAGTTAGAGGATGCTGATGGGAAAAAAATTGGAAAAGGAAACGTAGAGCATATTCAAACGCATTATGGGAGAAAATCAGATAAAAAAAATCCTTTTTATGATTGGGATATGAAAAAAGAAAAATCGCAGACATTAAATTATAAAGATGATCAGAAGAAAAAAGAAAGTGATTTCCAATTAGACAAAAAAGAAAGAAAAGATTTAGGTGAGCAAACGATCGATTATGAAAAAATGAAAAAAGAGTTTGAAAGTCTAAATATTGCACAAGCTGGAAAAAAACGTCAGAGCGATTTTCAAGATGAGTCGAATATAGATAATGAAATAAAAGGACATTTTGAAGTATTTGACGAACCTGTTGCTGATTTAGAGGTTGAAGAAAATGGAGAAGCGAAAGAGTCTACCGCAGAATCAGAAACTGTTTTCGAACCGGAGACCAGAGGATTAGAATATGCTGTTAAAGTTTTAAATCTCTATTATAAAAAAGATCTAAAAGAACATGAACTATTTAAATTTGTTCAACAATCCGTTTATGACGAATCTCGTGGAGTAACAACTTTTTTTGAAAAAGTTGATGATGAGAAAGAGCCTTTTATTGAACTTTTTAATGGCCATACAAGTATGGCCCATTTCCTGACAAACGAAAATAA
Proteins encoded in this window:
- a CDS encoding MBL fold metallo-hydrolase; protein product: MIQAVSIVFRHKEEVYLIKRQENLRDFPGYSAFVGGKVEKEDFKESINPLFPYIEDQIELLNCLVREVKEEVLYDLTHSQNILSIKKIATTYSPQFIPKRMHISYFLIELKEKVDFKFSPHEIVQAQWINPILAMKQWENCERLMVPPTQKILKAMGSHQAIDYCLDLSLSSPEDKTPIVGPLNGLFQILPFSNTLPPAEITNCFVLGTEKNGYFVVDPSPRDEFEYLKLKKRLHDFKLNFIFITHHHPDHHERAVQLSKELNIPIKMSNLTKKWIVEKFGEDYLKNSQLKTIIDGEILFDCVDYKLLAMSIPGHDSGQMAIHRDDFKWMIVGDLFQGIGSVVIANPEGDMNMYFRTLEKIIKISPNVIIPSHGIALGGVHYLKNLLKHRLEREKKIYETQKDGNSLEEILEIVYGPLPQALKPYAMKNIITHLEKIKKHGIG
- the hppD gene encoding 4-hydroxyphenylpyruvate dioxygenase is translated as MNSKITVNNPLGILAIDHLEFTCDDLGSKTRELFYTFGFEKTYEHKPTNSELFTQGQVRFLLTANTDPNSHARKYFQRHGEGVSKMSFLVENAEYAFTEAIKRGAKQVEELKIIESEHGTFKRAVIQGFGDVTNEFIERPASYFRPCFTKLASDSNARPLSTRVARIDHLTNNVPKGEMKKWVEFYERVYGFKVTKYFDIKGIKTGLQSEVVQLGDGTVIIPINEPDAEQSKSQIQEFLDLHKGPGVQHVALTTSNIINTIGDLQDRDIQFLDIPHTYYEDISKRGIHITEDVNVLEERKLLVDGDKEGYLLQIFTETYIGPLFFEFIQRKNNDGFGEGNFQALFDAIERDQLKRGYL
- a CDS encoding acetyl-CoA C-acyltransferase, which translates into the protein MSRVYITYAKRTPIGKYGGLLSNVRPDDLLTYLIQDFKNLATFDLKLIGDVIVGCANQAGEDNRNIARMSSILAGLPFEIPGTTINRLCGSSLDAVMDSYARIKSGLIDCAIVGGVESMSRAPLVLSKSEHGFSRNQKIYDTTIGWRFPNKSMEKIFPLLGMGETAEEVARQFKISREDQDQFALQSHQKALKAQSCGLFKNEILPINIAEKNSNTIIENDEGPRTDTSLEKLQKLSPVFKNDGSVTAGNSSSINDGAALLFVASEDFVTKYNLTPLCEITGAAVAGVHPNIMGIGPVEAVEKLKNKFFTSTFKFDLIELNEAFASQSLACIRELDLDPTTVNINGGAIALGHPLGASGSRILTTLIHNLLRDSSQKTGLASMCIGVGQGIALSIQKM
- a CDS encoding DUF523 domain-containing protein, producing MKKYKYIVSSCLCGINCRYDGQNKLSGKVKKLVDDGLAIAVCPEELGGLQTPRPPSENRQGRYFTIDGEDVTEQFQKGAQLAALIAKENICDTAILKSKSPMCGMDKVYDGNFSGSLVDGDGEFVKELKKLGITIVTEEDIK
- a CDS encoding flagellin FliC, whose protein sequence is MGLRINTNVTSLAAQRSLGKTSTEQQSTLGKLSSGTRIVRAADDAAGLAISEKLKAQIRGTKQAERNASDGISLIQTAEGGLGEISSILTRLRELSVQAASDTLGDTERKFTNLEYQNLKQEIERITQVTEFNGRKLLNGTGDKYDFQIGINNDDFQDRIQYDAQLTNSGLEYMGIGDVSVGTKEDAQFGLARLDGAIQSISGQRATLGAIQNRLTSTINNLQVTSENLSEANSRIRDTDYASSTADNVKFNILKEAGSAVLGQANVTGQTALKLIG